One Edaphobacter flagellatus genomic region harbors:
- a CDS encoding MFS transporter — MSPPASTDAAPATPWRSLLPIFLYFAATGIVTVMLGPLLPSFIQRWHLEDAQAGTLFSSFFAGQFLGSWFATRNLRFSLLAGAALAAAGCTALHWTTFHTAHLALATCGLGLGLSLAAGNVVAGTSSANRARVLAILNVSWSLGAIACPALLHAAGSSFFAIAGAILALSGLCIAITGLPSAASAPDAAASPSRLPLSLLTMLLFAASLLLYIGTENSLGGWLPSFALRNSTVLSSAAIALSYWLAELMGRLLLAALPPHLSPSKLYRAFLTLLLLVQATLLLTPHPANTLIVAAVILSGVALGPLYPLLVSLLLARTGQHPRLGALFACASLGGAILPWLTGAASTRFSTLRAGLCIPLIGVLAMLLFSSATQQPASDTQKSSA; from the coding sequence ATGTCTCCGCCTGCATCGACTGACGCCGCTCCCGCCACGCCCTGGCGATCGCTCCTGCCCATCTTCCTCTACTTCGCAGCTACAGGCATCGTCACCGTCATGCTGGGCCCCCTTCTGCCTTCCTTCATCCAGCGTTGGCATCTCGAAGACGCCCAGGCCGGCACCCTCTTCTCCTCCTTCTTCGCCGGACAGTTCCTCGGCTCCTGGTTCGCCACCCGCAACCTTCGGTTCAGCCTCCTCGCCGGTGCAGCACTCGCCGCCGCAGGATGCACCGCTCTCCACTGGACCACGTTCCACACCGCCCACCTCGCTCTCGCCACCTGCGGCCTCGGCCTCGGCCTCTCGCTCGCCGCAGGCAACGTCGTCGCCGGAACCAGCTCCGCCAATCGAGCTCGTGTCCTCGCCATCCTCAACGTCAGTTGGAGTCTCGGGGCCATCGCCTGCCCTGCCCTCCTCCACGCCGCCGGCTCCTCTTTTTTCGCCATCGCCGGAGCCATCCTCGCCCTCTCCGGCCTCTGCATCGCGATCACCGGATTGCCCTCTGCAGCCTCTGCTCCCGATGCCGCAGCATCTCCCTCGCGCCTGCCGCTTTCTCTCCTCACGATGCTTCTCTTTGCCGCATCGCTCCTGCTCTACATCGGCACAGAAAACTCTCTCGGTGGGTGGCTCCCCAGCTTCGCCCTGCGGAACAGCACCGTGCTCAGCTCCGCCGCAATTGCTCTCTCGTACTGGTTAGCCGAACTCATGGGACGCCTGCTGCTGGCCGCGCTACCGCCCCACCTCAGCCCGTCCAAGCTCTACCGCGCATTCCTTACCCTGCTCCTCTTAGTGCAAGCCACGCTTCTGCTCACACCCCATCCAGCAAATACCCTCATCGTCGCCGCAGTCATCCTCAGCGGAGTCGCCCTCGGCCCGCTCTATCCTCTCCTCGTCTCTCTCCTTCTCGCGCGTACCGGACAGCACCCTCGCCTCGGCGCTCTCTTCGCCTGCGCCTCTCTCGGCGGAGCCATCCTTCCCTGGCTCACCGGAGCAGCCTCCACCCGCTTCAGCACCCTCCGCGCCGGACTCTGCATTCCGCTCATCGGTGTGCTGGCCATGCTCCTCTTTTCCTCCGCCACCCAACAGCCCGCCAGCGACACGCAGAAATCATCCGCTTAA
- a CDS encoding nuclear transport factor 2 family protein, which translates to MTNEYSPDQEQIQKALDQHWRASAAGDAEAEHDIYADDAICDYPQSGERIVGRRNLQALRSHHPGKPSGFEVRRILGGGNLWVTEYTILYQGRPAYTVSIMEFRDGKVVHETQYFADPFEAPAWRSQWVRKMG; encoded by the coding sequence ATGACAAACGAATATTCTCCAGATCAGGAACAGATACAGAAGGCTCTCGACCAACATTGGCGCGCGTCGGCAGCAGGCGATGCGGAGGCAGAGCACGATATTTACGCGGACGATGCAATTTGTGACTATCCACAGTCGGGCGAACGCATCGTGGGGCGAAGAAATTTACAGGCTCTGCGAAGTCATCATCCGGGTAAGCCATCGGGTTTCGAGGTAAGACGAATTCTCGGAGGCGGCAATCTTTGGGTTACGGAGTACACGATTCTCTATCAGGGACGACCGGCATACACGGTCAGCATCATGGAGTTTCGGGATGGCAAGGTTGTGCACGAGACACAATATTTCGCTGACCCCTTCGAGGCTCCTGCATGGCGGAGTCAGTGGGTTCGGAAGATGGGCTGA
- a CDS encoding LacI family DNA-binding transcriptional regulator, giving the protein MTKRKSVPDTGRPITLKTLAEYLGLSPATVSIVLNNSSLAKSISPQTRQRVLDAAKKLQYRPNPHARMLRTRQSNTIGVVVPEISEGYFTRLMLGVEPYLMQAGYLYFTVSHLCRPDLLEEYPDLLMSRAVDGFLLVNTELRSQIKLPAVAVSSHIPTPGVTNFVIDHDRATRLALRHLYELGHRRIAFMKGQHFSLDSESRWQSITAIAHEIGIDIRPELCIYLEKNLWSPELGYLPVRNLLDRTRDFTAVFCFNDTAAIGAIRAIEDAGLSCPRDISVIGFDDIIVAEYFNPRLTTVRQPLAKMGSDAAELLIQRIQSPTQPYPETVLFTPELVVRESTAAAPLRRTRP; this is encoded by the coding sequence ATGACCAAACGTAAGAGCGTCCCCGATACCGGCAGACCAATCACTCTCAAAACTCTCGCCGAATACCTCGGGCTCTCCCCGGCGACCGTCTCCATCGTCCTCAACAACTCTTCACTCGCCAAATCCATCTCGCCGCAGACCCGCCAGCGCGTGCTCGACGCAGCCAAAAAGCTGCAGTATCGCCCCAATCCGCACGCCCGCATGCTCCGCACCCGGCAAAGCAACACCATCGGTGTCGTCGTCCCTGAGATCAGCGAAGGCTACTTCACCCGCCTCATGCTCGGCGTCGAGCCTTATCTCATGCAGGCTGGCTACCTCTACTTCACCGTCAGCCATCTCTGCCGTCCCGACCTGCTCGAGGAGTACCCCGACCTGCTCATGAGCCGCGCCGTCGACGGCTTCCTGCTCGTCAACACCGAGCTTCGCAGTCAGATCAAGCTGCCCGCCGTCGCCGTCTCCTCCCACATCCCGACTCCCGGAGTCACCAACTTCGTCATCGACCACGACCGCGCCACACGCCTCGCCTTGCGTCACCTGTACGAGCTTGGCCACCGCCGCATCGCCTTCATGAAAGGCCAGCACTTCTCTCTCGACTCCGAGTCGCGCTGGCAGTCCATCACCGCCATCGCGCACGAGATCGGCATCGACATACGTCCCGAGCTCTGCATCTACCTCGAGAAAAATCTCTGGTCCCCCGAGCTCGGCTACCTCCCCGTGCGCAACCTCCTCGACCGTACCCGCGACTTCACCGCCGTCTTCTGCTTCAACGACACCGCCGCCATCGGCGCCATCCGCGCCATCGAAGACGCAGGCCTCTCCTGCCCCCGCGACATCTCCGTCATCGGCTTCGACGACATCATCGTCGCCGAATACTTCAACCCGCGCCTCACCACCGTGCGCCAGCCGCTCGCCAAAATGGGCAGCGATGCCGCCGAGCTCCTCATCCAGCGCATACAGTCCCCCACGCAGCCCTACCCCGAAACCGTGCTCTTCACGCCCGAGCTGGTCGTTCGCGAATCCACCGCCGCCGCACCGCTCCGCCGCACCCGGCCCTGA
- the mqnE gene encoding aminofutalosine synthase MqnE → MSFEANTRGLEAAQQPRHSFQTDDPALGAIAEKVLAGERLSFDDGVALYRSGDILAVGWLANYVREKLHGDVAYFNVNRHINPTNVCVASCRLCAFGRKKGEAGTYTMALEEAWAAAGEGYTEAVTEFHIVGGLHPDLPFEYFMDLVRGLKERFPKVHIKAFTMVEVAFLAKRGKMTIPETLERMKAAGVDSMPGGGAEIFADRIRHIICDHKIDGSEWLETARTAHKIGLRSNATMLYGHVENDEDRVDHMIRLREVQDDTGGFQTFIPLSFHPDNTALAHIPKTTGMLDIKQIAIGRLMLDNFAHIKSYWQMVSPKMAQISLRFGADDIDGTVVEEKIYHDAGATTPQGLRRKDLVRLITEAGRVPFERDTMYRAVTRSEDSFTIAV, encoded by the coding sequence ATGAGCTTTGAGGCGAATACGCGTGGCCTGGAGGCGGCGCAGCAGCCGCGGCACTCCTTTCAAACGGACGATCCGGCGCTGGGTGCGATTGCAGAGAAGGTGCTTGCCGGGGAGCGATTGAGCTTCGACGACGGGGTGGCGCTGTATCGCAGCGGCGACATTCTGGCTGTGGGCTGGCTGGCGAACTATGTTCGCGAGAAGCTGCATGGGGATGTGGCGTACTTCAATGTGAACCGCCATATCAATCCGACGAATGTCTGCGTGGCCTCGTGCAGGCTGTGCGCGTTCGGGCGCAAGAAGGGCGAGGCGGGGACGTATACGATGGCGCTCGAGGAAGCCTGGGCGGCGGCGGGCGAGGGCTATACGGAGGCAGTGACGGAGTTCCATATTGTGGGCGGGCTGCATCCCGATCTGCCGTTCGAGTACTTCATGGACCTGGTGCGCGGGTTGAAGGAACGCTTCCCGAAGGTCCACATCAAGGCGTTCACGATGGTCGAGGTTGCGTTTCTGGCCAAGCGCGGCAAGATGACGATTCCGGAGACGCTGGAGCGGATGAAGGCCGCGGGTGTGGATTCGATGCCGGGAGGCGGCGCGGAGATTTTTGCCGACCGGATACGGCACATCATCTGTGATCACAAGATTGACGGCTCGGAGTGGCTGGAGACGGCGCGGACGGCGCACAAGATCGGTTTGCGGTCGAATGCGACGATGCTTTACGGGCATGTCGAGAACGATGAGGACCGGGTCGACCACATGATCCGGCTGCGCGAGGTGCAGGACGATACGGGCGGGTTCCAGACATTTATTCCGCTGTCGTTCCATCCGGACAATACGGCGCTGGCGCATATTCCCAAGACAACGGGCATGCTGGACATCAAGCAGATTGCGATTGGCCGCCTGATGCTGGATAACTTTGCCCACATCAAGAGTTACTGGCAGATGGTGTCGCCGAAGATGGCGCAGATCTCGCTACGGTTCGGCGCGGACGATATCGACGGCACGGTGGTGGAAGAGAAGATCTACCACGATGCGGGCGCGACGACTCCGCAGGGGCTGCGGCGCAAGGATCTGGTGCGGCTGATTACGGAGGCGGGGCGTGTGCCGTTTGAGCGGGACACGATGTACCGTGCGGTGACTCGCAGCGAGGACAGCTTTACGATTGCAGTCTAA
- a CDS encoding Gfo/Idh/MocA family protein — translation MNAPETAALSRVDRREFIKTSSLAAGALVLGAPAFLRGQNLNSKLNIACIGVGGKGRSDTDACAGENIVALCDVDTGSEAYQTQTKKYPNAKFYKDFRQMLDQMGDRIDAVTVSTPDHMHAIVASAAMKRNKAVFCQKPLTQTIYEARYLREMAHKRKIVTQMGNQGSASDGLRRAVETIQDGLIGQVHEVHVWTNRPVWPQAMERPVGEDPVPATLDWDVWIGPAPMRPYKGGSNPKAGVYEPFNWRGWQDFGTGALGDMACHTVNMPFRALDLDHPTTIEAMPFGQMNKESYPVGSKIRFDFPKRQGRIPLEHPHLFHHYRKIEHDAVTLWWYDGGQPDPAARGGHDLSNKPPIELTADIVALQGKVPDSGCLLIGEGGMVFSPDDYGTNFFIKLKGEEKFVNYLKHPAMAQYPERILRNRHEGNGVVAHAQEWLVAIKENKPEMCYSRFDVAARLTEIMLLGCVSLRVGQKIEWDGPKMVAKNCPQAAPFIRRQNRSGWALS, via the coding sequence GTGAACGCTCCTGAGACCGCTGCGCTGTCGCGTGTCGATCGTCGTGAATTTATCAAAACGAGTTCTCTGGCTGCCGGTGCTCTCGTGCTTGGTGCGCCTGCGTTTTTGCGCGGACAGAACCTCAACAGCAAATTGAACATTGCCTGCATCGGCGTTGGAGGAAAAGGCCGGAGCGATACGGATGCCTGTGCGGGCGAGAATATCGTCGCGTTGTGCGATGTGGATACGGGTTCGGAGGCGTATCAGACGCAGACGAAGAAATATCCGAATGCGAAGTTTTACAAGGATTTTCGGCAGATGCTGGATCAGATGGGCGACCGGATCGATGCGGTGACGGTTTCGACGCCGGATCATATGCATGCGATTGTGGCGTCGGCGGCTATGAAGAGGAACAAGGCGGTGTTTTGCCAGAAGCCATTGACGCAAACGATCTATGAGGCGCGTTATCTGCGGGAGATGGCCCACAAGAGAAAGATCGTTACGCAGATGGGCAACCAGGGCAGCGCCTCGGACGGTTTGCGCCGCGCGGTGGAGACGATTCAGGACGGACTTATCGGTCAGGTGCATGAGGTTCATGTCTGGACGAACCGCCCGGTCTGGCCGCAGGCGATGGAGCGTCCCGTGGGAGAAGACCCGGTTCCTGCGACGCTGGACTGGGATGTCTGGATTGGGCCTGCGCCGATGCGGCCCTATAAGGGAGGCAGCAATCCGAAGGCAGGAGTTTACGAGCCGTTCAACTGGCGTGGGTGGCAGGATTTCGGTACGGGTGCGCTGGGCGATATGGCCTGCCATACGGTGAATATGCCGTTTCGCGCTTTAGATCTCGATCACCCGACGACGATTGAAGCGATGCCCTTCGGCCAGATGAATAAGGAATCGTATCCCGTCGGGTCCAAGATTCGGTTCGATTTTCCGAAGCGCCAGGGCCGCATTCCGCTTGAGCATCCGCATCTTTTTCACCATTACAGGAAGATCGAGCACGATGCGGTGACGCTGTGGTGGTATGACGGCGGCCAGCCTGACCCGGCAGCCCGTGGTGGCCATGACCTGAGCAACAAGCCTCCGATCGAACTGACGGCGGATATCGTGGCGCTGCAGGGCAAGGTTCCGGATAGCGGCTGTCTGCTGATTGGCGAGGGAGGTATGGTGTTTTCGCCGGACGATTATGGGACGAATTTCTTCATCAAATTGAAGGGCGAAGAGAAATTCGTCAACTACCTCAAGCATCCGGCCATGGCGCAGTATCCGGAGCGGATTCTGCGGAATCGTCATGAGGGGAATGGTGTTGTTGCGCATGCACAGGAATGGCTCGTTGCCATCAAGGAAAACAAGCCGGAGATGTGCTACTCGCGTTTTGACGTCGCCGCGCGGTTGACGGAGATCATGCTGCTGGGCTGCGTGTCGTTGCGTGTTGGCCAGAAGATCGAGTGGGATGGCCCGAAGATGGTTGCCAAAAATTGTCCGCAGGCGGCGCCGTTTATACGGCGGCAAAACCGTTCCGGCTGGGCCCTTTCGTAG